A stretch of DNA from Aerosakkonema funiforme FACHB-1375:
AAATTGTCTAAGGATGCCCATAACGACTTGTTTCTTTCCTCCGGCGTTGAATTACCGCTATGTTCTGCATAGTCACTGCCCCAGTATTTTTGCTCGTTGTAAATATAGCACTTTTCGGCGTTTGTGCTGACATGAGTATCTAAAATAAGGAGCTTTTGGCAAACCGTTGCTATATTCTCCACGAAACGAAAAATATCCGGGACATCCAAGTGGTAAAGTATACCCAAACATAAGACTACATCAAAAGTGCCGTACTTTTCCGGACTGAGATTGCGAACATCGTCGTGTACCAGTTGTATGTTGTCCAGAGAAAGGGCTTCTTTAGCAAAGCGAGCTTTTTCGATATTAGCTTGTCGGCCTTCTATACCGACAACTTCTGCACCCTGAAGTGCAAGTTCTATGCCATATAAACCCTCCAGACAAGCTAAATCGAGAATCCGCAGGTTTTCAAAAGGTCGATCGACTATATCGGATATTGCTTGTAATATCCGCCTTACCTTTACCTCAGATCCGGTAATTTTTTGACCGAGCGTGTAGGTATCTTCAGCCAGCTGGATGTTGTGATTTGTCCACTCGCCAAACTTGTCTATTATTTCCTGCTTTTTTTGTGCGATCGCTTTTATCTCCATTGGCATTCACCTTAATTTTAATCAACGCCGTTTGTGGTAAAGGAGCTTTAAAAAACTTCTATTTCTTGATGTTTTTCGATCAAATCGGCATTGATGGTCAAACTTGGTTCGATCATCAAGTCAACTATACCGCTGGCATAAGAATTGGTTTCTGGTTGAACTCTGAACATTGCCACATCAATATGTCTGGAAAGATAGGTAAAATGTCCGTCTACCAAACCTGTAACGCCGGCATTTAAAAAGTAAACGCCAGGGTTAAGCAGACATTTGAAGCGAAACTTTACTATGACGATAGTTTCCGGCTCAATTTCTTCGATCGCTTGAGATGATGCCGTAAATGAAGCGCCTCCCAGTTCCAATCCACTCACGGTTTTAACCAGCATTCCAAACCGAACTTGTTGAGCGTGTTTGAGAAAAGCTACCGAGTAAGTGTAAATGTAGTCTTTCTTCCCTACTAGATGGTTCACCACTCTGCCATCTGGCATCGTTATGTGGGGATTAGTTATTTTTGCACCGCGAGGCACATAGGAAATTGTGTTGGAAGGAACCAACTCCGGATCGTAAAATTCCCGGATATTTTCTGGTTCTGTTTCTAAGTCTGGTTCCGAATTTGATGCTTCGGAAACGCTTATTTCTAATTTGTTTTCCAATATCGAAATGTTTTGCTTGAAAGCATCGTAGCTCACCGTTTTTTGCATTTCCCGGATTTCTTCCCGTAAATGCTGCACCTTGTCCTCTGGAGCGTAGAGTAGCTTATGATATTTGTCGAGAACAAACTTAGGATGATGGAAGAGTAGCTTTTCACCCCGATCCATTAAAATTGCGGCATCGCAGATTTCTATAACGGCAGTTGCAGAGTGAGAAACAAATAAAATTGTGCCGCCTCTAGCGCGGATTGTTTGGATGCGAGCGAAGCATTTGCGTTGGAAGGCTTCATCTCCAACTGAAAGAGCTTCATCTACTACGAGAATATCCGGATCGACGCTGGTGGAAACTGCAAATGCTAGCCTGACAAACATTCCGCTAGAATAAGTTTTGACAGGTTGATCGAGAAAATCGCCGATATCTGCAAACGCCACAATTTCATCAAATTTAGCTTCAATTTCTTTTTGGCTCAAACCCATTAATCTACCGTTAAAAAAGACATTTTGTCTGCCGGTAAATTCCGGGTTAAAGCCACTGCCAAGTTCTAACAATGCGGCTATGCGACCGTTGACGCGCACTAGACCGCTGGTTGGTGTAAGCGTCCCGACGATAATTTGCAATAAAGTACTTTTCCCGGAACCATTGCGACCGACAATTCCCAAAGTTTGCCCTTTAGGAACTTCCAGGTTGATATCTCGGAGTGCCCAAAATTCATCAGCTCTACTCTTTCCTGGCAGTAACAAATCTTTGAGGCGATCGGCAGGACGAGAGTAGCACTTAAAGCACTTGGAGACATTTGTGAGAGAAATTGCAATTTCAGTCATGACTCTGCTGCTAAAAGGACAAAGGATTGAGTTGAGTTACTGGGATTTTTGGTGGGGGTTTTTTATGTTAAAATTTAAAGCACATCAGCAAATGCAGGCCGCAATCGCCGATAAACTTGTAAGCCGAGCAAAAACACTGATAAAGAAACGAAACTAGCTATTGTCCATTCTTGCCAGTGCTTCAAGCTGCCTTCTAAGATGAGGTCGCGATAGGTTTCCGCGATCGCACTCATCGGATTTAAGCAAAACACCAAAGTACGCCACTTTTCTGGGATCAGGGAAGCAGGGTAGACAATCGGAGTCAGATAAAACCACAGATTTGTCAGTACCGACAAAGTTTGGGGTATATCGCGCAGGAATACCGTTAACCCGGCGACGAGATAACTTAAACCCGCCGTTAAAAGCAACTGGGTTAAGCAAACCAGGGGCAGCAACCAGAGGGTAGTGTGAACGGTTTGGGTGGTAATTCCCACCAACAGAATAAGTCCGACTAACCCGATCGAACTTTCAACAAAGGCAGACAATACTGGCACTAAGGGTAATAGCACTAAGGGAAACACAACCTTTTTTACCAAATTAGGTTGGTTGATTACGGAAACTGCCGCTGGCAATAAGCCGCTGGTGAATGCCGTCCAAGGTAGCAATCCCGCAAATATCCACAAACCAAAAGTTAACTTGTTCTCTGGCAATCCTTGCAAGCTCAACTTTACCCTGAGAACAACAGAAAAAACATAAGTGTAAATCAATAATTGGGATATTTGGTTCGCTAATGACCAAAAATTGCCCAAAATAGCGCCCTTGTATCGAGCTTCCAAGTCTCGTACAACTAACGCTTTCAGGAGATCCAACTTAGCCCACCACGGGTT
This window harbors:
- a CDS encoding ABC transporter ATP-binding protein, producing the protein MTEIAISLTNVSKCFKCYSRPADRLKDLLLPGKSRADEFWALRDINLEVPKGQTLGIVGRNGSGKSTLLQIIVGTLTPTSGLVRVNGRIAALLELGSGFNPEFTGRQNVFFNGRLMGLSQKEIEAKFDEIVAFADIGDFLDQPVKTYSSGMFVRLAFAVSTSVDPDILVVDEALSVGDEAFQRKCFARIQTIRARGGTILFVSHSATAVIEICDAAILMDRGEKLLFHHPKFVLDKYHKLLYAPEDKVQHLREEIREMQKTVSYDAFKQNISILENKLEISVSEASNSEPDLETEPENIREFYDPELVPSNTISYVPRGAKITNPHITMPDGRVVNHLVGKKDYIYTYSVAFLKHAQQVRFGMLVKTVSGLELGGASFTASSQAIEEIEPETIVIVKFRFKCLLNPGVYFLNAGVTGLVDGHFTYLSRHIDVAMFRVQPETNSYASGIVDLMIEPSLTINADLIEKHQEIEVF
- a CDS encoding class I SAM-dependent methyltransferase; its protein translation is MPMEIKAIAQKKQEIIDKFGEWTNHNIQLAEDTYTLGQKITGSEVKVRRILQAISDIVDRPFENLRILDLACLEGLYGIELALQGAEVVGIEGRQANIEKARFAKEALSLDNIQLVHDDVRNLSPEKYGTFDVVLCLGILYHLDVPDIFRFVENIATVCQKLLILDTHVSTNAEKCYIYNEQKYWGSDYAEHSGNSTPEERNKSLWASLDNLTSFWFTRPSLYNLLSEVGFTSVHECHNPAVIKYEVMRQRKEADRNTFLAIKGKKETILSSSIANNIPPERWPENQELEVAISTH
- a CDS encoding ABC transporter permease, with the protein product MKGVVRQAGRFRHHLPVNNPWWAKLDLLKALVVRDLEARYKGAILGNFWSLANQISQLLIYTYVFSVVLRVKLSLQGLPENKLTFGLWIFAGLLPWTAFTSGLLPAAVSVINQPNLVKKVVFPLVLLPLVPVLSAFVESSIGLVGLILLVGITTQTVHTTLWLLPLVCLTQLLLTAGLSYLVAGLTVFLRDIPQTLSVLTNLWFYLTPIVYPASLIPEKWRTLVFCLNPMSAIAETYRDLILEGSLKHWQEWTIASFVSLSVFLLGLQVYRRLRPAFADVL